Proteins co-encoded in one Solea senegalensis isolate Sse05_10M linkage group LG8, IFAPA_SoseM_1, whole genome shotgun sequence genomic window:
- the rbm7 gene encoding RNA-binding protein 7: protein MGIEEEADRTLFIRNLDSRVTEELLFELFLQAGPLVKTKIPKDQDGKQKTFGFAVYKHEVSVPYAMQLLNGATLFGKNIHVQFRSGSSHSNSTGNSQNSSPVNTPNPHGQRTPIHFSSPPYTPPPQMLRSFSSPDNLQKHAMMNNMMWQLHMQQLDQLNGSISKPLHGHGLAGGNSGSSRAHDNAPYRQHHSNTNSGGRNQRYTDEFGSGRNQQHSHSRDNYHHQGDRSGKRHHDNRGGHRHHEDRGNNRGYQESRWRRY from the exons ATGGGGATAGAGGAAGAAGCGGACAGGACGCTCTTCATCAGAAACTTGGACTCGAGGGTGACGGAGGAGCTTTTGTTCGAGCTGTTTTTGCAG gCTGGACCTCTCGTCAAAACTAAAATCCCCAAAGACCAGGATGGGAAACAGAAAACGTTTGGTTTTGCCGTTTACAAGCACGAAGTGTCTGTGCCATACGCCATGCAGCTCCTCAACGGAGCAACGCTGTTCGGAAAAAATATCCATGTGCAGTTCAGATCAG GTAGCAGTCATAGCAACAGTACAGGAAATTCTCAGAACTCAAGTCCTGTAAATACTCCAAATCCCCATGGTCAGAG GACCCCAATCCACTTCAGTTCTCCTCCGTATACCCCTCCGCCCCAAATGCTGAGGTCCTTTTCGTCTCCCGATAACCTGCAGAAACATGCCATG ATGAACAACATGATGTGGCAGCTCCATATGCAGCAGCTCGACCAGTTGAATGGCAGCATCTCTAAGCCTCTGCATGGCCACGGGCTGGCAGGTGGAAATTCTGGTAGCTCAAGGGCACACGACAATGCCCCCTATCGGCAACATCATTCCAACACAAACAGCGGGGGCAGAAACCAGCGCTACACGGACGAATTCGGCTCCGGTCGTAACCAGCAACACAGTCACAGTCGGGACAACTATCACCACCAAGGCGACAGGAGCGGCAAACGTCACCACGACAACCGAGGTGGACACAGACATCATGAAGACAGAGGCAACAACCGTGGCTACCAGGAGAGTAGATGGCGGCGGTACTGA